The Aedes albopictus strain Foshan chromosome 2, AalbF5, whole genome shotgun sequence region aaaaaaaaaatataaaaagttttagGATTGATTTTTTGTAAATTGATCATCTACTGATAAATAATAAGAATAAGtaataagaaacaaaaaacaAGCTCATGTTTAAAGATTCTAAAATATCTTCTGAGGTCTCAGCTTTTCCTAGACCTGCTTTTCCGGGAAAttaggcattccgggaaatggagcattccggaaaatggttttccgggaaatgggttattccggaaaatgtctttccgggaaatggggtatccgggaaatgatttccgggaaatgtctttccgggaaatagtatagaaccGGTGGAAAATGTTTcccatttttgcaaaaataattttttggtgttattttgttcaaaaatggtttctgcaaaaacgaaaaacattttccagcaggaaaaaaatcaggagataccttaatTCAAACTCTACATgtgcatgaaaaccgattttgaaaatattacttcgttattttatgagaaatcaaaaaccaaaaagtaaggaaatggatccagtttagccttaaggacatagttgcagaaGTTCAAAAATGGCAGCCAGTATGGCTGTCACACTCTGCCTCACTTCCCTCTCCCCCCACCCTAGTACTCACCGAGAGCGGAGGTTGGCGAAAAAATACCTCAAATTATGATGTTTTACTTGTTGAAATCACACTACGATAACTACTCATGGTAGAATACTAAATTTGAAGTACGGTAGAATGTAGTCCTTCGAAGTAATTGCAATAACCAACAATTTTGTGCAAAATTGTAGCTCCTACTTCACTTTTTCCGTCGGCGGGCACGatatacatttttttcaaatcacaTTTTTATACACTTCCGAGTTTGCCAGCACTataaaaatttgatcgtttgcTGGAAACTGATTCTACTTCCACCTAATTAACTTTTTTCCGCTGAAAAAAATACTAGATTTACACTTTTTTGGTCGAAAAGGCAAAGAAGTACCGAACGCGGCTCGCTGGAACTGAAAATCGTACCGTTGAACTGAGTGTTGTTGTTCAGCGAATGCGTCAAACATTGGTCCTCATTCATCACAAAATAAGGACAGCTTATCAGCCAATCATTgtataaaattaaaatgttttgttGAAAATGCATGAAATCGCGATGTAAATATATAGAAGAACAATTTTTGTTGTCAATGAGCTGTGATTACATTGACTAATATCACCCCATATCACGGTAGTTGGTTGTAATCAGAGAGAAAAAGtgcgagagaagagaggagagttCTGTCAAATAAAACGTAAATATACCGACGCATGGTGTGAAAAACGTTAAAAATAGTGGACAAAATGGAAATTATATAGATTTAACAATGTATTTGTGAACAAATTGTGTGGATGAGCTAACGAAATCAATAATGAGTATGCCAAAATTCAGAAGTTTTAATATTGAACTGCTTAGTTGACGTAGTTTGAATTGGCAGCATTGATTTCGTTCTGTTTCTTAGTCCAACTTGTATTGCACTGTGCGCCATTTGGTTTGTTTTgcttgagtgggtggttgggtgGACGATTCGAGGGATGACAGTCTGATTGTTGTGATTtcaagcaaccttcaccttaagcaTTCAACACATATGAAACAGTATAGTGATACACTTACAATGTTCGAAGATGTGTAATACTTCTACGTAAATTGAATAATATTGAATTACATGCTTGAATCTGCCTTAAAATGATAACGAAAACAAGGTACATTTGTCTTTAATATACATAATGAATTACATATTAATATgttgagcacagacaaacagacgtaacactctgatattttgcatcgtacaccgatttaacggtctatttgaaaatgcgatagttggccaactgaccacccgtggcgctcgcgtcgtttttgctcgagtttgacgtttgcccactaccgccacctagttgatggtcggccaaactcagtccttttagcattgggcgaacatgtttccgtgactattacttgattcgaaaaatgttcgaagtgttacgtctgtttgtctgtgtgttGAGGATTCCCTACATTTTACTGAGCTGACATCCATTGCAACAGTCCATTCTCAGGAAGTCTGTCGTAGCAAAACTGCATTCACAAGTGACAGAACCACGATATTCACGAGAGCAATCACTGCAACGCCAATCGATGCCATCATTTTCAGCCTCTTCCAGCGTTGGTCTCTATTCACCTGTAAAGCATACACCACCACAAGAAAACAAATTTCGCTCTTTTAGCATGTAGAACAAAGAATTAGCATTTTCAACCAACCGATATGGTCAGCATCGAAACGCCGAGCAGAATCTGCAGAACCAACGACATGATCAGCATCCCGACGCACACGTCGTACACTTCGGTCCGTTCCTGATACTCGGTCAACAGTCGCAACTGGTTGGAGTTGGCAGCCAAGAATGCCACATTCAACGCATTTTCCACCACGTTTCGATAGATATCGAATCCCTGCTGTGACTCGCCATCGTCGTTGTTGTTCCTTCCCATGGTCCTTCTCAGACGCCGAAAGTTTTCCTCCGCCATCCGGTTGGGAGTGTTCTCATAGTTGGCCCACTCATTATCCAGCTGGGGTCGAACTCGATCTACATTCCTGTCCCAAATGACCGGAGTAGTGAGAACCTTACGCTGCTTTTCGTTTCCGGTAAAAATGTGAACTGCCCCATTTTTGCCGTACTTTTCCGAGGCACTCCTGTTGAACGTACTGGGAGGATCACAGGTATCGATATTGGTCATTCTGGCCGGGAATCACTAACGAATGGACTGACCGAAAGAGGAGTTTCGATTTCAACTGAACAACGGATGGTTCAACAAAGCGCGATCCGACCTGGTGGGCAGGTAATTATAGTAATTTATTTTGCTTAACGAAGTGGTGCATATTATCACGGTCAATGTTAGAATCGTTCTACAAGACGCCATCCAGCAGGCCCTTTGGCACAGTCAGTGGTTGGTTTGCGTGCATTCAAGCGGAGCATGCATTGTATCGATGGATTGGGGTATATGCAGGGCATCCAGGCTAACAGGGGTTCACCATCAGTGTTAACAATCTGGGTAACATTTCCATGCTGTAGAAGCCACTACAAGTAGGGAGTAGGGGATATAAGATACCTAGCTTCCTCCTATTTTTTATAGCGTAACATTCCAAcagccagaggcgcgcgcatcgtttttctttgcgtttgacgtttcacactagcgccttctgttgacgatattgcacaacgcatgatttcgtgaaacatttccaccaggtgatggtagtgcgaagtgggcgatggattttcacggatctaggtgttacgtctgtttgtctgtgattttactTTACTTATCGCTTTGCTTTAACCGTGCTTGGTGGACTGCTACTGTGTTTAATGATCTATACtgcatcacagagaacagacgtccaa contains the following coding sequences:
- the LOC109420584 gene encoding uncharacterized protein LOC109420584, producing the protein MTNIDTCDPPSTFNRSASEKYGKNGAVHIFTGNEKQRKVLTTPVIWDRNVDRVRPQLDNEWANYENTPNRMAEENFRRLRRTMGRNNNDDGESQQGFDIYRNVVENALNVAFLAANSNQLRLLTEYQERTEVYDVCVGMLIMSLVLQILLGVSMLTISVNRDQRWKRLKMMASIGVAVIALVNIVVLSLVNAVLLRQTS